The window GGGTTTTAAGGTATCAATGGCTGCCGTAAGTAATTCCCCGGCAAATATCAAATCCCCAACAAAGTACTCGCCTTTCTCAAATAAATCTCCGACTATGGCCATTCCCTGCTGACACGCGTTAACTACTTTGTTTGCTTCTTCCCCACTTGGGTTAGTTCCCACAAATTCTTTCAACATCGCCAATACTTTTTCTTCGTCAAGTTCTCCTACTGCCTGAGTCAACTTTTCCAAATCCACCATAATCATTTCTCCTCCTTTAATAGTTGTATTAGGCCGAATCTCTCTGCACTTTTCCGGTTAACTCAATTACACCCCCTGCCCGTCATCAAACATGCTAATATTTCTTATTTTCTGACAATTTTAGTCGCTCATAAATTTCAGACAATTGCATTGCCAACTAATTTCAATTGTAATGCCAATTATTTTTCGACCACTTTAACGGGTCCAATTTTGTTTTTCCGGTATGCGTTGGCAAAGTTCCTGCAGAACCGGTCGCGTCCAAGCAACGCTTCCGTTGCCAACAGCGTCGTTAACATGTCCCTGTTACAGGGGTCCAAAATGGCTGAATCCATGCCGGCATACATTGCTATAGTTAAAAAGTGTTGATTTATTACCTTTCTTAAAGGCATACCAAAAGAAATATTGCTTAAACCTGAGGTAACTTTTATGGTGGGGTACAATTCTTTTACAGCGGTCAGTGTCTCAATGAAGTTCAGCAGAGATTTGTTATCAGCGGAAAGGGCCATTACCAATGGGTCTATGTGGATCCTGTCGGGGGTTATGCCGTATTTTTGTGCTTTTTCTACCATAATCTTTGTTATATCTACCCTGGTCTGAACATCTGACGGAATTCCCCTGTTGTCGCAGGTCAATGCGATAACCTGCCATTCTGTGCCCTGTATCATCGGGTAAATAACTTCGCATTTGTCGCCTTCCTCGGATACTGAGTTAATTATTCCGGGCCGCTTGGCATATGGAAAAACCTTTTCAATTGTTCTTGGATTGGGGCTGTCAATGCATAATGGTTTATCAACGGCATCCTGGACAATGTCCATCAGCCAGATCAAAGTTTCCTCTTCGATCTCCGGCGCTGTACCTGCACAGACATCGATGTAATCGGCTCCTGCCTCGGCCTGCCTGACAGCCAGGTCCCGAATAAACTCTTCATCCTTGGCCTCTATTGCTTTTTTGACACTTGGAATGGTACCGTTAATTTTTTCCCCAATGATAATCAATTAATTCACCCCCTTTGTCTTCTCGTAAGCAAGTAATTACCTGTATATACATGCAATTTCATTTTATCACATTTTATCATTTTGTCAAGAAGTACTAAAATGCGACAAAATATGAATTGCCCCCAATCCAACTGCCTAAGGCCCCGAAAAAAATAAACTGCACCAAAATTTTTGATGCAGTCCTTTCCAAGGGTTTTTATATTGCAAAATATTCATTGGCTAATTCCCTGCAATTTAATATAGTCTCCACGAAAGTATGTAATTCCCAGCCCCATTGGCTTATCTTCACTGTTATAAAGTTTCTGCTCCACAACCATTAAGGCCAATTCATTATAAATATTTAGATATCGTTTTATATCCTCATCCGGAGTTCGAGCATAAATGGTGAGTTCTTTTTTTATCGCAAAAAGGGACGTGCTGCCGGAAATCATTTCTGTGAAGGTAGCATGTTCGATTTCTTTTTCCACTATAGGCATCCCCTTACGGTAAATTAAATATTTAACGTCATAAGCTACAGGGTCGCCGTCAGTATAAAACAACCGACGGATCATAATAACGTTTTTGTTCCTGGTAATCTGTAATTCATCGGCCAGCTTTTCATCGGGCATGATAATATTGACTTCCAGCAACTTGGTTTTGTCAACACTATTAATAGCGTTGTTCATTTCGTCGTAATAAAGAATATATTTATTATGTTGCGGCTTTCGAACAAAGTTACCTTTACCGGGAATTGAGTAAATGTATCCTTCGTTGGCCAGAATGGCCAAGCTTTTTCTTACAGTCATCCGGCTGGTCCCAAATTCTTTACACAATGCAGCTTCCGAAGCAATAGCATCACCTGGTTTTAATTCGGCGCGGTTTATCTTATTCTTTATTTCTTCAGCTATTTTTATATAAACAGGATTACTCATTTTTATTTACTCCCTGTCCGGTCCGATTAATCCATTCGATGCATTTTTTTACGCCAACAGCAGCGTCATTGGCAAAAGCATCGGCGCCAATAAATCTTAATGCATCCTCTGTAAGATGGTTACCGCCAACGATAAATTTAGCTTTATGTCTTAACCCGGCTTCCACAAAAGCATCAATTGTCTCTTTCATTGCATCCACAGTAGATGTGAGTACACCGCTTAACCCAACAATATCGGGTTTGTGTTCCTCAACTTCTTTTACAAAAATCTCTTTCGGAACATCTACCCCGAGATCAATAACTTCAAAGCCGTTGGCTTCCATCATGCCCCTGAATATGTCTTTTCCAATATCATGAATGTCGCCTTTTACAGTTCCAACGATAACTTTCCCAATCTTTTGCTCGTGGTTGCTTTGGAAATGAGCGGTCATTTTATCTAATTCCAACACTTGCTTAAAAATAAGCCCGGCCATAATCAGGTCTGCTATATAATAGTCCTTGCTCTCATACAGCTTGCCAACCCTGTTCATACCTTCGTTAATCAGTTCCAGCAGGCGGAGCGGATGCATTCCTGCATTTAGCGCCTCGTTAGCCAGTTTTATGGCATTTTCTTCGTCTAATTGCTCTACCAGCTTTATAATTGTTCCTTCCATTTTCTTTAGATCTTTCATTTGATCCTCCACAATAAAGTATTTTGAGGTGGTAACCTAAATAGCCTGGTGGGATGGCTCACTGTACTGATGCCGAAAATGACCGATATTGACTGTTTCACCCTTTTTAACGACGCAGAAATTTTCATCATATGGCCCTGTTAACAGCTTTTTCAGAAACCAAATGCCGCCTTCTGTTACAGCCAGTTCCAGGTGGGTATTTTGGGCTAACTCCCGGGCTTTGTTCAACCACTCTTCCAGGTTATATGCTTTTGTGTCAATAAGCATTAAATGATGATAGTGCTTGAGCATTAGCGCAAAAATTTTCTTAGCCCTTTTTTCTCCATAACGTTTTAAAGTATGCCAGTATTCATTCAACAAGCCTTTAGAACTTTCCATCCAGCCTTTAGTTAAGAAATAGGTTTCTTTCCGGCGTTCAAATATTTTGCCGGGCTCGCTTAATACCATAGATATGCAATCATCAGTCTTAGGAATAATTAAATTAGCCGTAGAAGCCTTTAAACCTACCAGACCGTTACCGCAGCAACCGTAGGCGAATAATATGTTGTCCACGTTAGTCAGTGCATCTATTTCCTTTTGCAACCTTTTCCTTAATTCATTAGGATCTATATGATATTCTGATTCTACCCAAATTACCGGATATTGGCATCCCGTTTCCCGTATCGCCAAATTTAATTCATCAAGCAGCGTCTCACAGGCAATAATTGTATAATTCATATAAATCATTCCTCGCCTAAAATAATGTAAGGTCACAATACAGCATCTGGTGTTAGTTTAACCGGGAAAACCGCCCTCAAGACGTATATACAGCAGTATACCACTAATTATTATATTATAATTATTAAATATTTTTGTCAACTCTTGGATTCCGGTGGTTTTCTCTTTTATGACCCGATGCACATGTTAGGAGGTGCCGGGGGCCAGGCGCCTCTTTTGGCTAGATGGCTTCTATAGAGTTAGGACCCGCCTCAGCCCGGGCTTTGGCGCCCAATTCAGGCAGAAACAAGGCCACTACGCCCATCATTAAAAATGACAAACTGCCCAGGGCAAATAGCATATTGTAGTTTTGGCCCGCCAACGGGGCAATAATAAAAGATGGAATAAAGACAGCCCCGACAACTTGCAGAGTACCGATGATACCTCCGGCGCTTCCGGCATAAACAGGGCCTATTTCCGGAAGCAGCATCGGGAACGCCATAAGTAAAGGCGTGCATATTCCCGAGAAGATTCCAAGCAGGGCAAGCAGCGCTACCATGTCTGCCCCTTGAGCAACCAGCCAGGACGAATATCCGGCAATTGCTCCCAGAACCGCCACAGGGGCCAAAAAGGGCTTAATTTTTCCAATGCGGTCGGACATAACGGGACCTAAGATGCTGCCCACAATGGTACCAAAGGTCACTATAGAGGCCATAAACCCGGCTGTTACCGGACTCATCCTATGCACTTTGTTTAATGCATTAGGAAGAAAACCGGAAAATACCATTGATGAACCCATGAAAAACATCAAGGCTAAACCCACCAGCCAGACATTTTTGCTTCTGGCAGCTACGCCAATATATTTGGTCACGGACATGACCGGCAGATCAGGTGCGCCCTCAGGCTTGGGCTTAATAAAGGCCATCCATAAAATCCATATTACCAGCATAATTAAACCCGCAGTAATAAAGGCGCTCTTGGTTGTTGGAAAGAAAGCCGACGTGGCCAAAGCGACACTCATACCAACACCGCTGGCAGAAAAATAGATACCCATGGCAGTGCCCATCTGTTCCCTGGGAAACCATGCCCCCAGCAGCTTGGATACGTTGGCGTTCAAGAGGCCCGGACTGATTCCGGCCAGGAACATCAGCATAAACATTTCCCAGAAGTTGTGGGCGGCAAACCGGAAAAACACTCCTACTATCGAAAAGACAAACCCTACTGCTACCACTTTTTTGACACCAAAGCGGTCAGCTAAGGCGCCCGCCGCGAAACTGAAACATACACCGGCCAACATAGGCGCTGTCAGGATCATGGAATACTGCCCAGGTGTCAGTTTGAAATCAGGGATAATTTTATATGCCAAGGCTGCTACCTGAAACTGGGCGGCGATACCGATAAATACAGCAGACCACATGATTATGAGAATCACCCAGCGATATGGCGACAGCAAAGGCTTTGTACCTTCACTCATGATTTAATTCACTCCTCTCCTGCATCATCAATTTACTTGGTAAAAAAATAAAAAAACAGAAAATAATACAGAGAGAGAATCAGGTCTCTCTCTGTATCGATTAGTAAGCAGTTTTCTAGATACACAGGAACATGATAAATGCAAACAGCCGTTCCTCATAACTCTGCATTTTAGGAGCGATTACCTTCTCCTGTTTCTCATCAATTTCCGGATGTTCTGCCTTATACTGTTCCCAGGTTTTATAATACTTGGCCTGCACTTACAACCCCTCCTTAATAATTAGCGTTGGTAGCTACGTATTCCAGCACAGCCTGGAGGTTTCTGGTGTTAACACTGTCCACTGTGATAGGTGACTTATCAAAACCAAAGAAGTACCTGCCACCCGGGGCCAAAATATCGATAAGCTCTTTAGCCTTGTCAATACACTCCTGCTCGGTCCCGGTTTTTAACAGGGAAATTGGATAGAAACCGGTAATGATATGCTTTTTGCCAAGTTTTTCTTTGACTAATTTGGGGTCACCGTACTCAAACATCATGATGGTGTTTTCCGGCAGTTCAGCTAAATAATCAACATAACGCATCCAGTCTTGCTCTACGAATAGGAATGACTTAATGCCGGCCTCCGCTAAACCATCAACGGTTTTCTTAAAGGTTGGCCAGTAGAATCTTTCAAAGTCCTTATCCCGAAGATAGGGTGCCATGTGCAGAGGAATAAATGTAGCCGATGTTTTTGTCGGGTTAGGCTGCATGCCCATTTTGATCATCCATGGGGTAACTGCCTCAACGGCCGCTTCCACTTTATCAGGAACCCGGCGAACATCAATGGAAATATTCTTAAAACCCCTTAACTGGTCAGCGACGAAGTCGAAAGGTGCCTCACACATGCCGCCAAAAAGGTTAACACGGGCATAGCCGTATTTCTCTATCAGTTTGTCATATAACATGGCGGCAGCGCCCATGTCATCGTTAAAGGCGGTGAAGGCTTTGGCTAAAGTCATAGCCTTACCCACTGGGTCTTTATCAAGTTCACTGTATAACCGGGGTAATACCTTTTCTACTATACAGTCGAAGGGTGATTCGATGAAAGCATCATAATCTTCTAAAGCCAACCCTTCAACCTCAGGATGCTGCAGGAATCCGCTGGAGCTCATGACAAAATTGCGGGCACCCAGGATCTTGTAAAAGGAAGGAAACCTGAAAGCTAGTACAGGCAGTGTATCGGAATAAAAATCCGCACAAACTTTTTCAAATATCTCCGGAAGTAGTGAGGTATCCCACTGAGCTTCCGCCAAGTCTTTTCCGGCATACTGAATAGCAAACTCGATGGGCAGATTGTGGCTAACAGGCACTCTCTTGGGAATGACACCGTCAATTATATCTTCAAACAATTTAGTCCGCTCTTGGGACAATGCGAGTTTATCGGACATTCTATTTCACCCACTCCTGACAAATTTTTACGCCTTCAGCAGCGTTGGTTGTGAATGCATCGGCGCCAATTTGCTTGCATGCATCCTCGGTAACAGGGTTCCCCCCGATAATTATTTTTATGTCATCACGCAGCCCTGCTGCCTGAAGCGCATCCACAGTATTCTTCATTGCATCCAGAGCAAGGGTGAGCACACCGCTCATGCCCAAGATTTGTGGCTTAATTTCTTTTATCTTCTCTACAAACTTGCCGGCCGGAACATCTATCCCCAGGTCGTAAACTTCAAAGCCGGCCGCTTCGGCCATGCTGGCAAAGATGTTTTTACCGATGTCATGCAAGTCACCTTCAACTGTACCGAGAACTATTTTCCCAATTTTGGTGTTGCTCTCCCCACCCAAAACAGGTTTTAAGGTGTCGATGGCTGCTGTAAGTAATTCCCCGGCAAAGATCAAATCACCAACAAAGTACTCGCCTTTTTCAAATAAATCTCCCACTATGGCCATTCCCTGCTGACACGCGTTAACTACTTTGTTTGCTTCTTCCCCACTTGGGTTAGTTCCCACAAATTCTTTCAATATCGCCAATACTTTTTCTTCGTCAAGTTCTCCTACTGCCTGAGTCAACTTTTCCAAATCCACCATAATCATTTCTCCTCCTTTAATAGTTGTATTAGGCCGAATCTCTCTGCACTTTTCCGGTTAACTCAATTACACCCCCTGCCCGTCATCAAACATGCTAATATTTCTTATTTTCTGACAATTTTAGTCGCTCATAAATTTCAGACAATTGCATTGCCAACTAATTTCAATTGTAATGCCAATTATTTTTCGACCACTTTAACGGGTCCAATTTTGTTTTTCCGGTATGCGTTGGCAAAGTTCCTGCAGAACCGGTCGCGTCCAAGCAACGCTTCCGTTGCCAACAGCGTCGTTAACATGTCCCTGTTACAGGGGTCCAAAATGGCTGAATCCATGCCGGCATACATTGCTATAGTTAAAAAGTGTTGATTTATTACCTTTCTTAAAGGCATACCAAAAGAAATATTGCTTAAACCTGAGGTAACTTTTATGGTGGGGTACAATTCTTTTACAGCGGTCAGTGTCTCAATGAAGTTCAGCAGAGATTTGTTATCAGCGGAAAGGGCCATTACCAATGGGTCTATGTGGATCCTGTCGGGGGTTATGCCGTATTTTTGTGCTTTTTCTACCATAATCTTTGTTATATCTACCCTGGTCTGAACATCTGACGGAATTCCCCTGTTGTCGCAGGTCAATGCGATAACCTGCCATTCTGTGCCCTGTATCATCGGGTAAATAACTTCGCATTTGTCGCCTTCCTCGGATACTGAGTTAATTATTCCGGGCCGCTTGGCATATGGAAAAACCTTTTCAATTGTTCTTGGATTGGGGCTGTCAATGCATAATGGTTTATCAACGGCATCCTGGACAATGTCCATCAGCCAGATCAAAGTTTCCTCTTCGATCTCCGGCGCTGTACCTGCACAGACATCGATGTAATCGGCTCCTGCCTCGGCCTGCCTGACAGCCAGGTCCCGAATAAACTCTTCATCCTTGGCCTCTATTGCTTTTTTGACACTTGGAATGGTACCGTTAATTTTTTCCCCAATGATAATCAATTAATTCACCCCCTCTTAATATATACACGTATATACAGGTTTATTTTCATTTTATCACTCCCCGACGTTTTGGTCAATATGTCGGTTTTATTATTTTTTAGTATTATTGAATTACGCACATTGGGCATAGCACAGGCTAACAGTGCAAGTAGGTTAATACCAGCAAAAAAGCGCTACCCATTTACGGGTTGCGCTGTTAATTTCCTCCTGACAATTCCGATATTTTATACACTGAATTTAGATACCAGGCCTTGGAGTTCCTCGGCCATCCTGGCAAGCTGTTCAGATGAAGCCGAAATTTCTTCAATGGAAGCAGTCAATTCCTCTGTTGAAGCAGACACCTCTTCCGCCGCCGATGCGTTTTCTTCCGAAATTGATGCTACATTCTGTATCGAGGAGTTCACCTGCTGTGCGGAAGCAGACATTTCTTCGGTTGCTGCAGAGTTCCCTTCGGTGATAGCCGCTACGTTATTCACAGCCTGCGATACTTCCCTGCTTCCGGTTAATATATTGTTTATCAGCTCCATAATTTTGTGTATATTTTCTCCCGAATTTTTGACGCCATCCACTATTTCTTTCAGGGATCTTCCGGCCTCCTGAGCCAAGACTACTCCCTGTTCGACTTCCGTAGTACCCGTTTGCATTGAATCTATGGCTACTTTAGTACCCCTTTGGATGTCTGTGATTAGCTGGGCTATCTCCTTGGTAGCTTTGCTGGACCTTTCGGCAAGTTTTCTTACCTCATCGGCAACTACCGCAAAACCTTTACCGTGTTCACCGGCCCGTGCAGCCTCAATCGCGGCATTCAATGCCAGTAGATTTGTCTGTTCAGCAATGTCATCAATAACCTGGATAATTTCCCCTATTTTCTGTGAGTGTTCACCCAGGTCGTGAATCCTGTTGGCAGTCGCAAAGACTGCTTCTTTAACCTTCAGCATACCGTCAACGGTTTTTTCGACAGCTTTGCCTCCGTTTTCGGCTACCAGTCCATTCTGTTCGGCCACTTGTCTGATGTTTTCCATACTTTCAGCCATAACAGCTATCTTTTCAACCATTTCGTTTACCATGTCGGTCGTAGTAACAACGTTTTTACTCTGTTCGCCCGCCCCCGCAGCAACCTGTTGGATTGACTGAACCATCTGGTCCATAACCTGTACAATCTCAGTAACACTCTGGGCTTGGTTCGCAGATCCTTTGGCAACCTGCTCAATTGTCTGGGCCACCTGCTGAGTGGCTTTGGTAGCTTCTTTGGCATTAGAAGAAAGCTCCTTACTGGTCATGCTCACCTTGGCTGCCATCTCAGCGGCATGTCTGATCAACCCATTAGTCTGAGCTTGCATTTTATTAAAGGCATGCACAAGACCGCCAAGCTCATCCTGGCGCTGTATCTCCAAATGGTACGTTAGGTCCCCTTTAGCAGTCCGCTCCATTGCCTCAAGCAGCTTTTTAATCGGCCCAGTCAAGTTTCTGGCAATAATTATGGCTGCACCCAAAGCGAGTAACAGGGCTATACCACCAATCACAAAAAATTGCACACGCACTTGGTTAATTTGAGCCAAAACTTCCCCGGACTCTATTACTGAAGCTAAAACCCAGTCAGTATTAGGCACTTGCCGGAAAACAATTATTTTTTCTACACCGTTTAAGGTATAAGAACCGCTCCCCTGTACCTCTTCACGCATCCTCTGGCTGATCCTGGCCAAGTCAGGTCCCTGCTCGTCCAGATCCTGTTTCATAACCACGGAGGAGTCCGGATGAGCAAGAATTAATCCCTGTTTGTTGGCAACATATGTAAAACCGGTTTGGCCGATTTTAGTTTCCGTGATCGGCTTTGTCAGCGTATTGAAATCGATGGAAACACCCGCAACACCAATTGTTTCACTGCCGTTTTTGATTGGCGCTCCGATAACAAAAACGGGCCTGCCGGTAACCGGAGAAATACTTACTTCGCCCAAAGTTAATTTGCCCTCAATTGCTCCCTTATAGTACTTCTTTTTTCGCAAATCTACCCCAACAGACTTTCCGCCAATCCCGTCAGCCAAGGACCGGCCATTTTTACCGGCAATAAAAACGTTTTCATATAAGCCGTTGCTTTTTTGATAAATGTTCTTTAGATGACTACTGAGCTCCGCTGTATTTTTAAGAATTTGGCCGGCATTGGCAGCAGCAACATATTCCCGTACCATAGGTAAACCGGCAATCAATTCATCGGTTTGTGCGCTGTTTTTAATGATTACTTCAAAAGTATTGACTTTTTCCTTTACCACCGTATCGAGCAATTCATTCTCTTTTTGCC of the Thermincola ferriacetica genome contains:
- a CDS encoding cobalamin B12-binding domain-containing protein, whose amino-acid sequence is MVDLEKLTQAVGELDEEKVLAILKEFVGTNPSGEEANKVVNACQQGMAIVGDLFEKGEYFVGDLIFAGELLTAAIDTLKPVLGGESNTKIGKIVLGTVEGDLHDIGKNIFASMAEAAGFEVYDLGIDVPAGKFVEKIKEIKPQILGMSGVLTLALDAMKNTVDALQAAGLRDDIKIIIGGNPVTEDACKQIGADAFTTNAAEGVKICQEWVK
- a CDS encoding cobalamin B12-binding domain-containing protein; this translates as MKDLKKMEGTIIKLVEQLDEENAIKLANEALNAGMHPLRLLELINEGMNRVGKLYESKDYYIADLIMAGLIFKQVLELDKMTAHFQSNHEQKIGKVIVGTVKGDIHDIGKDIFRGMMEANGFEVIDLGVDVPKEIFVKEVEEHKPDIVGLSGVLTSTVDAMKETIDAFVEAGLRHKAKFIVGGNHLTEDALRFIGADAFANDAAVGVKKCIEWINRTGQGVNKNE
- a CDS encoding methyl-accepting chemotaxis protein, yielding MPKIKLNLFTKLFFYMFVLVMVVTLGISVNSYYRSAQIIGQKENELLDTVVKEKVNTFEVIIKNSAQTDELIAGLPMVREYVAAANAGQILKNTAELSSHLKNIYQKSNGLYENVFIAGKNGRSLADGIGGKSVGVDLRKKKYYKGAIEGKLTLGEVSISPVTGRPVFVIGAPIKNGSETIGVAGVSIDFNTLTKPITETKIGQTGFTYVANKQGLILAHPDSSVVMKQDLDEQGPDLARISQRMREEVQGSGSYTLNGVEKIIVFRQVPNTDWVLASVIESGEVLAQINQVRVQFFVIGGIALLLALGAAIIIARNLTGPIKKLLEAMERTAKGDLTYHLEIQRQDELGGLVHAFNKMQAQTNGLIRHAAEMAAKVSMTSKELSSNAKEATKATQQVAQTIEQVAKGSANQAQSVTEIVQVMDQMVQSIQQVAAGAGEQSKNVVTTTDMVNEMVEKIAVMAESMENIRQVAEQNGLVAENGGKAVEKTVDGMLKVKEAVFATANRIHDLGEHSQKIGEIIQVIDDIAEQTNLLALNAAIEAARAGEHGKGFAVVADEVRKLAERSSKATKEIAQLITDIQRGTKVAIDSMQTGTTEVEQGVVLAQEAGRSLKEIVDGVKNSGENIHKIMELINNILTGSREVSQAVNNVAAITEGNSAATEEMSASAQQVNSSIQNVASISEENASAAEEVSASTEELTASIEEISASSEQLARMAEELQGLVSKFSV
- a CDS encoding methyltetrahydrofolate cobalamin methyltransferase, translated to MIIIGEKINGTIPSVKKAIEAKDEEFIRDLAVRQAEAGADYIDVCAGTAPEIEEETLIWLMDIVQDAVDKPLCIDSPNPRTIEKVFPYAKRPGIINSVSEEGDKCEVIYPMIQGTEWQVIALTCDNRGIPSDVQTRVDITKIMVEKAQKYGITPDRIHIDPLVMALSADNKSLLNFIETLTAVKELYPTIKVTSGLSNISFGMPLRKVINQHFLTIAMYAGMDSAILDPCNRDMLTTLLATEALLGRDRFCRNFANAYRKNKIGPVKVVEK
- a CDS encoding MFS transporter; translated protein: MSEGTKPLLSPYRWVILIIMWSAVFIGIAAQFQVAALAYKIIPDFKLTPGQYSMILTAPMLAGVCFSFAAGALADRFGVKKVVAVGFVFSIVGVFFRFAAHNFWEMFMLMFLAGISPGLLNANVSKLLGAWFPREQMGTAMGIYFSASGVGMSVALATSAFFPTTKSAFITAGLIMLVIWILWMAFIKPKPEGAPDLPVMSVTKYIGVAARSKNVWLVGLALMFFMGSSMVFSGFLPNALNKVHRMSPVTAGFMASIVTFGTIVGSILGPVMSDRIGKIKPFLAPVAVLGAIAGYSSWLVAQGADMVALLALLGIFSGICTPLLMAFPMLLPEIGPVYAGSAGGIIGTLQVVGAVFIPSFIIAPLAGQNYNMLFALGSLSFLMMGVVALFLPELGAKARAEAGPNSIEAI
- a CDS encoding GntR family transcriptional regulator produces the protein MSNPVYIKIAEEIKNKINRAELKPGDAIASEAALCKEFGTSRMTVRKSLAILANEGYIYSIPGKGNFVRKPQHNKYILYYDEMNNAINSVDKTKLLEVNIIMPDEKLADELQITRNKNVIMIRRLFYTDGDPVAYDVKYLIYRKGMPIVEKEIEHATFTEMISGSTSLFAIKKELTIYARTPDEDIKRYLNIYNELALMVVEQKLYNSEDKPMGLGITYFRGDYIKLQGISQ
- a CDS encoding uroporphyrinogen decarboxylase family protein, coding for MSDKLALSQERTKLFEDIIDGVIPKRVPVSHNLPIEFAIQYAGKDLAEAQWDTSLLPEIFEKVCADFYSDTLPVLAFRFPSFYKILGARNFVMSSSGFLQHPEVEGLALEDYDAFIESPFDCIVEKVLPRLYSELDKDPVGKAMTLAKAFTAFNDDMGAAAMLYDKLIEKYGYARVNLFGGMCEAPFDFVADQLRGFKNISIDVRRVPDKVEAAVEAVTPWMIKMGMQPNPTKTSATFIPLHMAPYLRDKDFERFYWPTFKKTVDGLAEAGIKSFLFVEQDWMRYVDYLAELPENTIMMFEYGDPKLVKEKLGKKHIITGFYPISLLKTGTEQECIDKAKELIDILAPGGRYFFGFDKSPITVDSVNTRNLQAVLEYVATNANY
- a CDS encoding DUF1638 domain-containing protein, whose translation is MNYTIIACETLLDELNLAIRETGCQYPVIWVESEYHIDPNELRKRLQKEIDALTNVDNILFAYGCCGNGLVGLKASTANLIIPKTDDCISMVLSEPGKIFERRKETYFLTKGWMESSKGLLNEYWHTLKRYGEKRAKKIFALMLKHYHHLMLIDTKAYNLEEWLNKARELAQNTHLELAVTEGGIWFLKKLLTGPYDENFCVVKKGETVNIGHFRHQYSEPSHQAI